One window of Desulfovibrio subterraneus genomic DNA carries:
- a CDS encoding ammonium transporter produces MNAADTAFILVCAALVMFMTPGLALFYGGLVRSKNVLSTIMHSFMLLGVATLVWVVAGYSLSFGSDHGGLIGGLEFMFLEGVGVEPGPAATIPHALFMIFQCMFAVITPALISGAFAERIKFSAMVAFSVLWILCVYAPMCHWVWGGGWMAQMGALDFAGGAVVHMSSAAAALAATHVLGRRRGYGKMAFVPHNLPMTVLGAGILWFGWFGFNAGSALAANGTAVMAFVTTHIAAASAAVSWVIVEWLHSGKPTTLGAASGAVAGLVAITPAAGFVSPMAACVIGLVGGVVCFGGILLKNIFKYDDALDVVGIHGIGGSWGALATGIWASEAYGGVNGLLHGAPVQLWTQLVSVVATWLFCYVVSYILFKAIDLVMGLRVDAEAEQAGLDVSEHNETAYTG; encoded by the coding sequence ATGAATGCGGCGGATACCGCCTTTATTCTCGTGTGCGCAGCACTGGTAATGTTCATGACGCCAGGTCTGGCGTTATTCTACGGCGGCCTTGTCCGCTCCAAGAACGTTCTTTCCACCATAATGCACAGCTTCATGCTGCTGGGGGTTGCCACACTCGTTTGGGTGGTGGCGGGGTATTCCCTTTCCTTCGGTTCCGACCATGGCGGCCTCATCGGCGGTCTGGAATTCATGTTCCTTGAGGGAGTGGGGGTGGAGCCGGGACCGGCCGCGACCATTCCTCACGCACTGTTCATGATCTTTCAGTGCATGTTTGCGGTTATCACGCCTGCGCTTATTTCCGGTGCCTTTGCGGAGCGCATAAAGTTCAGCGCCATGGTTGCTTTCAGCGTACTGTGGATTCTCTGCGTATATGCCCCCATGTGCCACTGGGTATGGGGCGGCGGCTGGATGGCCCAGATGGGCGCGCTGGACTTTGCCGGCGGTGCAGTGGTGCATATGAGCTCCGCTGCTGCGGCACTTGCCGCAACGCATGTGCTTGGCCGTCGCCGCGGATACGGCAAGATGGCCTTTGTGCCGCATAACCTGCCCATGACCGTACTCGGTGCAGGCATTTTGTGGTTCGGCTGGTTCGGCTTTAACGCCGGTTCCGCCCTTGCCGCAAACGGTACCGCTGTCATGGCTTTTGTCACCACGCACATCGCAGCTGCTTCCGCAGCCGTGAGCTGGGTCATCGTGGAATGGCTCCATAGCGGCAAGCCCACCACGCTGGGTGCCGCATCCGGCGCGGTTGCCGGTCTTGTGGCCATCACGCCCGCCGCTGGTTTTGTCAGCCCCATGGCTGCCTGTGTCATCGGTCTTGTAGGCGGCGTTGTCTGTTTCGGCGGTATTCTGCTCAAGAATATCTTCAAGTATGACGATGCGCTTGATGTTGTGGGCATTCACGGCATCGGCGGCAGCTGGGGTGCACTTGCCACCGGCATTTGGGCATCCGAGGCATACGGCGGGGTCAACGGCCTGCTGCATGGCGCTCCCGTCCAGCTCTGGACGCAGCTTGTGTCCGTGGTTGCCACGTGGTTGTTCTGTTATGTGGTCAGTTATATTCTGTTCAAGGCCATTGATCTGGTCATGGGACTGCGTGTTGATGCAGAAGCCGAGCAGGCCGGTCTTGACGTGAGCGAACATAACGAGACTGCTTACACCGGCTAA
- a CDS encoding P-II family nitrogen regulator, whose product MKKLEIIIRPFKLDEVKMALTDLDIKGMTVTEVKGFGRQRGHKEVYRGAEYQVDFMPKVKIEVVVDDALVKPVLDSVSKAARTGKVGDGKIFIMPVDDVYRIRTGEMGSDAV is encoded by the coding sequence ATGAAAAAGCTTGAGATCATTATCCGTCCTTTCAAGCTGGACGAAGTGAAAATGGCCCTGACCGATCTTGACATCAAGGGGATGACCGTCACGGAAGTGAAAGGTTTCGGTCGCCAGCGCGGGCACAAGGAAGTGTATCGCGGTGCCGAATATCAGGTGGATTTCATGCCCAAGGTGAAGATCGAGGTTGTGGTGGATGATGCACTGGTGAAGCCGGTGCTCGATTCCGTCAGCAAGGCAGCCAGAACAGGCAAAGTCGGTGACGGAAAGATATTCATCATGCCTGTGGACGATGTCTACCGCATCCGCACGGGCGAGATGGGGTCGGACGCCGTCTAG
- the glnD gene encoding [protein-PII] uridylyltransferase, whose protein sequence is MTKDILTPSSGDATKALAAGRASLILELEQPPRPGSVRFERAFTRLLDMYFQTRVVETGADRQKIALVAVGGYGRGEMCLGSDIDIIILCRRSIPPQAIDVAQPLFLPLWDAGYSLGHGFRTIADCVKLANKDHKVLCSLLDARFVAGDSSIYEELQQRMRDKVLARREKAFLQWLDDEHAERLATYGDGAVLLEPNLKEGVGGLRDYHRLLWLARLRGATGDVNGVMRQAGFSEDDCQLLERNVDFLHRVRNRLHALSRRKSDKLYVDIQPELAARMGYADTTGMLAVELFLGDLHRCMGDIKALAAAFRSIMGDASEHADAVCASSSGAVLVQDNVVHICPPEALIENPALILQALDEAVVRPDGATPVLSWETRQTISRLVREEPERLTELEGVWPTLVRILTSGRAFDIMEQMVGVGLLSAFMPDFGRVRDRVQFDGFHTYPVGQHTLFVLSYLESLPKEQHPVFTPRWEKLEDVTVLMLAALFHDLGKGGNDATSHSVKGAAMARAQLALWGVDEALAEEVAFLVEHHLLLARTAHRRDLSDESVVAQCAGTIATQERLDLLYLLTYADSRATGPKAWNQWSASLLSELYGKVANMLRDSTLATPLSARTICDTRKRVGELLMQPESPVSFEEGEPMLEHLPSRYALVVNPENIVRHMGLVRELGKEIKDAQRRLSEERAARGIVLLDPRPLEGRQSDVWELVVVARDQHGLFATVAGVLALHNLKVFSADAFVWRDGTVVDVFHVSAPPDPLYPREFWVKVRGSIQYALTGKLSLEYRIDQTRDQFPKPHRGRNDVSVVIDNGLSDFYTVIEITAPDRRALLYDVARTLQAMRLDILFAKIATLGTQTNDSFSVRDTYGQKLLDDDQVTEIRNALLHALQQ, encoded by the coding sequence ATGACAAAAGATATACTTACCCCGTCCAGCGGAGATGCCACCAAGGCCCTGGCCGCTGGACGGGCTTCTCTTATACTGGAGCTTGAACAGCCTCCCAGGCCCGGAAGCGTACGCTTTGAACGGGCCTTTACCCGTTTGCTCGACATGTATTTTCAGACCCGCGTGGTGGAAACCGGCGCGGACAGGCAGAAGATCGCCCTTGTGGCGGTAGGCGGATACGGGCGCGGTGAAATGTGCCTTGGTTCCGACATCGACATCATCATCCTCTGCCGCAGAAGCATCCCTCCGCAGGCCATAGATGTGGCCCAGCCTCTTTTCCTGCCCCTCTGGGATGCAGGCTATTCGCTGGGGCACGGCTTCCGCACCATTGCCGATTGCGTGAAGCTGGCCAACAAGGATCACAAGGTTCTCTGTTCCCTTCTGGATGCCCGTTTCGTGGCAGGCGACAGCTCCATTTATGAAGAACTGCAGCAGCGCATGCGCGACAAGGTGCTTGCGCGGCGCGAAAAGGCATTCCTGCAGTGGCTGGATGACGAACACGCGGAACGCCTCGCCACCTACGGTGACGGCGCCGTTCTGCTGGAACCCAACCTGAAGGAAGGCGTGGGCGGGCTGCGTGACTATCACCGCCTGTTGTGGCTTGCCCGCTTGCGCGGTGCCACCGGCGATGTGAATGGCGTTATGCGGCAGGCCGGATTCAGTGAAGACGACTGCCAGCTGCTGGAGCGCAATGTGGATTTTCTGCACCGGGTACGCAACCGGCTGCATGCGCTCAGCAGGCGCAAGAGCGACAAGCTCTATGTGGACATACAGCCCGAACTGGCTGCGCGCATGGGATATGCCGATACCACGGGAATGCTGGCCGTGGAACTGTTCCTCGGCGACCTGCACCGCTGCATGGGGGATATAAAGGCGCTTGCGGCCGCATTCCGTTCGATCATGGGTGATGCCTCCGAACATGCGGATGCCGTGTGCGCCTCCTCGTCCGGTGCAGTGCTTGTGCAGGACAACGTGGTCCACATCTGCCCGCCCGAGGCGCTGATCGAAAATCCCGCCCTGATATTACAGGCGCTGGATGAAGCCGTTGTCCGGCCGGATGGTGCAACCCCTGTGTTGTCGTGGGAAACGCGGCAGACCATATCCCGTCTTGTGCGGGAGGAGCCGGAACGCCTGACGGAACTGGAAGGAGTATGGCCCACGCTGGTCCGCATTCTCACTTCCGGCAGGGCGTTTGACATCATGGAGCAGATGGTCGGCGTGGGGCTGCTTTCCGCGTTCATGCCCGATTTCGGCAGGGTGCGCGACCGTGTGCAGTTTGACGGCTTTCACACCTATCCGGTGGGACAGCATACCCTGTTCGTGTTGAGCTATCTGGAATCGCTTCCCAAGGAGCAGCATCCTGTTTTCACTCCGCGCTGGGAAAAGCTTGAGGATGTGACCGTGCTCATGCTTGCCGCCCTGTTCCATGACCTTGGCAAAGGCGGCAACGATGCCACCTCGCACTCGGTCAAGGGAGCTGCCATGGCGCGCGCCCAGCTGGCCCTGTGGGGCGTGGACGAAGCCCTTGCAGAAGAAGTGGCATTCCTTGTGGAACACCACCTGTTGCTGGCCCGCACGGCTCACAGGCGTGACCTGTCGGACGAATCAGTCGTGGCCCAGTGTGCCGGAACCATTGCCACGCAGGAACGGCTTGATCTTTTGTATCTGCTTACCTACGCCGATTCGCGTGCCACAGGTCCCAAGGCATGGAACCAGTGGTCCGCATCGCTGTTATCTGAACTGTACGGCAAAGTTGCCAACATGCTGCGTGACAGCACGCTGGCAACCCCGTTGTCCGCCCGTACCATATGCGACACCCGCAAGCGTGTGGGCGAACTGCTGATGCAGCCGGAATCTCCGGTGTCGTTTGAGGAAGGCGAGCCCATGCTGGAGCATCTGCCTTCGCGCTATGCATTGGTGGTAAATCCGGAGAACATTGTCCGGCACATGGGGCTGGTGCGCGAACTGGGCAAGGAAATCAAGGACGCACAGCGCAGGCTCAGTGAAGAAAGGGCGGCGCGAGGTATTGTGCTGCTTGATCCACGTCCGCTGGAGGGCAGGCAGAGCGATGTGTGGGAGCTTGTGGTGGTGGCCCGCGATCAGCATGGCCTTTTCGCCACGGTGGCCGGGGTGCTGGCGCTGCATAACCTTAAGGTTTTTTCCGCTGATGCGTTTGTCTGGAGAGACGGAACGGTTGTGGACGTCTTTCATGTCTCTGCACCGCCGGACCCGCTGTATCCCCGCGAATTCTGGGTGAAAGTACGCGGTTCCATCCAATATGCCCTCACGGGTAAGCTGTCGCTGGAGTATCGCATAGACCAGACCCGCGATCAGTTCCCCAAGCCCCATCGGGGCAGAAATGATGTATCCGTGGTCATAGACAACGGTCTTTCCGATTTCTATACCGTGATTGAGATCACCGCTCCTGACAGGCGTGCCCTGTTGTACGATGTGGCCCGCACACTGCAAGCCATGCGGCTGGACATCCTGTTCGCCAAGATCGCCACACTCGGGACGCAGACCAATGACAGCTTCTCCGTGCGGGATACCTACGGGCAGAAGCTGCTGGACGATGATCAGGTCACGGAAATCCGCAATGCACTGCTGCACGCCCTGCAGCAGTAA
- a CDS encoding sulfite exporter TauE/SafE family protein, whose product MNEYILTAAIYAAAGFVQGLTGFGSALVAIPLMTIYMPLSEAVAVSILCGVVLNAQVGWSYRRYADRERLRPLFIGAAPGVLAGVYLLHNVPGDIMKAGMGVFLMLYAAYGLFFERVKAKGISRRWGYLAGFASGAIGAAFSAGGPPTVVYATLTGWPKDVIKAALAYFFFAVCIVSAGAHAASGMWSLKVLTMFALTAPALWFGTRLGIHFSGGIGERTYRRLLFTMLACMGVLMLRPF is encoded by the coding sequence TTGAACGAATATATTCTGACAGCAGCCATCTATGCGGCTGCCGGATTTGTGCAGGGGCTTACGGGCTTTGGCTCGGCTCTTGTGGCCATTCCGCTGATGACAATTTATATGCCGTTGTCAGAAGCTGTGGCGGTATCCATTCTGTGCGGCGTGGTGCTGAATGCACAGGTGGGCTGGAGCTACCGGCGCTACGCGGACCGCGAACGTCTCCGCCCCCTGTTCATAGGCGCTGCCCCCGGGGTTCTGGCCGGTGTGTACCTGCTGCACAACGTACCGGGCGACATAATGAAGGCAGGCATGGGCGTGTTTTTGATGCTGTATGCTGCCTACGGGCTCTTTTTCGAACGGGTCAAGGCCAAGGGAATATCCCGTCGCTGGGGTTACCTTGCGGGATTTGCCAGTGGTGCCATAGGTGCCGCATTCAGCGCAGGCGGACCGCCGACCGTTGTGTATGCAACCCTGACCGGTTGGCCCAAGGACGTGATAAAGGCCGCACTGGCGTACTTCTTTTTCGCTGTATGTATCGTCTCGGCGGGAGCTCATGCGGCATCGGGCATGTGGAGCCTCAAGGTGCTGACCATGTTCGCCCTGACGGCTCCGGCTTTGTGGTTCGGAACGCGCCTTGGCATTCACTTTTCCGGCGGAATAGGGGAGCGTACCTACCGAAGGCTGCTCTTTACCATGCTGGCCTGTATGGGCGTGCTCATGCTGCGTCCTTTCTAG
- a CDS encoding amino acid ABC transporter ATP-binding protein, protein MTNTNSPIIQIRNVYKFFGQLTALNDVTLDIQPGEKVVVIGPSGSGKSTMLRSINRLETIDKGNIIVDGLDVNDPGNDINAIRQELGMVFQSFNLFPHKTVLQNLTMAPMRLKKVAKNEAESTALNLLKKVGISEKANVYPAKLSGGQKQRVAIARALAMQPKIMLFDEPTSALDPEMIGEVLDVMVNLAKEGMTMVVVTHEMGFAREVADRIVFMDQGQILEVGTPDHFFNSPEHPRLQKFLEQIL, encoded by the coding sequence ATGACGAACACTAATTCCCCCATTATCCAGATACGGAACGTCTACAAGTTCTTCGGCCAGCTCACGGCGCTCAACGACGTAACCCTGGACATTCAGCCAGGCGAAAAAGTCGTGGTGATCGGTCCTTCCGGATCGGGAAAATCCACCATGCTGCGCTCCATCAACCGGCTGGAAACCATCGACAAGGGCAACATCATTGTCGACGGGCTGGACGTGAACGATCCCGGCAATGACATCAATGCCATCCGTCAGGAGCTGGGCATGGTATTCCAGTCGTTCAACCTGTTCCCGCACAAGACGGTTCTGCAAAACCTGACCATGGCCCCCATGCGGCTCAAGAAGGTAGCAAAAAACGAGGCCGAATCCACCGCGCTCAACCTGCTGAAAAAGGTTGGCATTTCGGAAAAGGCCAATGTCTATCCCGCCAAGCTTTCCGGTGGACAGAAGCAGCGTGTGGCCATTGCCCGCGCCCTTGCCATGCAGCCCAAGATCATGCTTTTCGACGAACCCACATCGGCGCTGGACCCTGAAATGATCGGGGAAGTTCTGGATGTTATGGTCAACCTTGCCAAAGAAGGCATGACCATGGTCGTGGTAACACATGAAATGGGCTTTGCCCGCGAAGTGGCAGATCGCATCGTGTTCATGGATCAGGGACAAATTCTGGAAGTGGGCACGCCTGACCACTTCTTCAACAGCCCCGAGCATCCGCGCCTGCAGAAATTCCTTGAACAGATTCTGTAG
- a CDS encoding amino acid ABC transporter permease, translating into MTVEKKEIRIAVTDGMLIPSSKDKHLVSAWLISLFLAIGSILYLCISKPQPYYEILKFLPDGILVTFQVTISSILVTIPIGLVTGLGRLSKNRTINLIASTYVEIIRGIPLLVQLFFLYYALGKFVQLSDLASAVIAMSVCYGAYMGEVFRAGIDAIDKGQTEAARSLGFNSRQTMMLVVLPQAWRTILPPVGNEFIALLKDSSLISVLAVSELFRRGREYASVTFEYFEAYLMVALIYLCITLLLSKAVSIMEAKLNYYDEH; encoded by the coding sequence ATGACTGTAGAAAAAAAAGAAATACGCATTGCGGTAACGGATGGGATGCTCATTCCTTCCAGCAAGGACAAACACCTTGTTTCCGCATGGCTCATATCGCTTTTCCTTGCCATCGGCTCTATTCTGTATCTCTGCATCTCAAAGCCACAGCCCTACTACGAGATTCTCAAATTCCTGCCTGACGGCATTCTCGTCACATTTCAGGTCACTATATCCTCCATTCTCGTTACCATTCCCATCGGCCTCGTAACAGGCCTCGGCCGCCTCTCCAAGAACAGGACAATCAACCTCATCGCCTCTACCTATGTGGAAATAATCCGCGGCATTCCGCTGCTGGTTCAGTTATTCTTCCTCTACTACGCGCTCGGAAAATTCGTACAGCTCTCGGACCTTGCCTCTGCGGTCATTGCCATGAGCGTGTGCTACGGCGCATACATGGGCGAAGTCTTCCGCGCAGGCATAGACGCCATTGACAAGGGACAGACCGAAGCGGCCCGCTCTCTGGGCTTCAACTCCCGCCAGACCATGATGCTGGTGGTACTGCCGCAGGCATGGCGCACCATTCTGCCGCCCGTGGGTAACGAATTCATTGCACTGCTCAAGGACTCTTCGCTCATCTCCGTTCTGGCCGTTTCCGAGCTGTTCCGCCGCGGCCGCGAATATGCGTCGGTAACCTTCGAGTATTTCGAAGCCTACCTCATGGTTGCCCTCATCTATCTGTGTATCACCCTGCTGCTGTCCAAGGCGGTCAGCATCATGGAAGCAAAGTTGAATTACTATGACGAACACTAA
- a CDS encoding basic amino acid ABC transporter substrate-binding protein — MLKKTLLTLLAVLMTANVALAGKTIVIAHDATWPPMEFVNKDKQIVGYSVDYTDAIAKELGLTVEHKNVAWDGIFAGLANSKYDMIASSVSITEERKAKYDFSEPYFEVKQAVILPVTSEAKTLADLKGKTIGGQIGTTGIFVAKKDGGVSPKEFDEVGHAVEALFTGRIDAAICDDVTAFDYVLNNEKYSGKLKVGFIVEADQKEYYGFVVKKGDKEMVDLLNKGIKAVQEKGIEKALREKWVGK; from the coding sequence ATGCTGAAAAAAACCTTGCTTACGTTGCTGGCCGTTCTCATGACTGCCAATGTGGCCCTTGCCGGAAAGACCATTGTCATCGCCCATGACGCCACCTGGCCCCCCATGGAATTCGTTAACAAGGACAAGCAGATCGTCGGTTACTCCGTCGATTACACCGACGCCATCGCCAAGGAACTCGGTCTTACCGTCGAGCACAAGAACGTTGCATGGGACGGCATTTTCGCCGGTCTTGCCAACAGCAAGTACGACATGATCGCTTCTTCCGTTTCCATCACTGAAGAACGCAAGGCCAAGTACGACTTCTCCGAACCTTATTTTGAAGTAAAACAGGCTGTTATCCTGCCTGTTACCAGCGAAGCCAAAACTCTTGCCGATCTCAAGGGCAAGACCATCGGCGGCCAGATCGGCACCACCGGCATCTTTGTTGCCAAGAAGGACGGCGGCGTTTCCCCCAAGGAATTTGACGAAGTGGGCCACGCTGTTGAAGCTCTGTTCACCGGCCGTATCGATGCCGCCATCTGCGACGACGTAACCGCCTTTGACTACGTGCTGAACAATGAAAAGTACTCCGGCAAGCTCAAGGTCGGTTTCATTGTTGAAGCCGATCAGAAAGAATACTATGGTTTCGTGGTCAAGAAGGGCGACAAGGAAATGGTTGACCTGCTGAACAAGGGCATCAAGGCCGTTCAGGAAAAGGGCATTGAAAAGGCTCTTCGCGAAAAGTGGGTTGGCAAATAA
- a CDS encoding lysine exporter LysO family protein, with the protein MKGSLIILGFFVAGCLMGRLNILPEWVADDALATYSLYTLLFLVGMSIGFDTRCWRVLREMHLKVLLVPVFIIIGTFCGAAAASLLLGDMPLLHALGVGAGFGYYSLSSIMITKMVDPVLGSVALMSNIIRELTTLLTAPLLTRVFGKLGPVAGGGATAMDTTLPIIVRCSGERYGIVAVFSGMFLTVAVPLLVTFIFS; encoded by the coding sequence ATGAAAGGTAGTCTGATAATTCTCGGATTCTTCGTGGCGGGCTGCCTGATGGGCCGGTTGAACATTCTGCCGGAGTGGGTAGCAGACGATGCGCTTGCGACGTATTCGCTCTACACCCTGCTCTTTCTCGTGGGCATGTCCATTGGGTTTGACACCCGTTGCTGGCGTGTGCTGCGCGAAATGCACCTCAAGGTGCTGCTCGTTCCCGTATTCATCATCATCGGCACCTTTTGCGGTGCCGCAGCAGCCAGCCTGCTGCTCGGTGATATGCCGCTGCTGCACGCGCTCGGCGTAGGTGCCGGATTCGGCTACTACTCCCTTTCCAGTATCATGATCACGAAAATGGTGGACCCGGTTCTCGGTTCCGTCGCGCTGATGAGCAATATCATCCGCGAACTGACCACCCTGCTCACCGCCCCGCTGCTTACGCGTGTCTTCGGCAAGCTCGGACCTGTTGCAGGCGGCGGTGCCACAGCCATGGACACCACTTTGCCCATAATTGTAAGATGCTCGGGAGAACGCTACGGGATTGTCGCGGTATTCAGCGGCATGTTCCTTACAGTCGCAGTGCCTTTGCTGGTAACCTTCATATTCAGTTAG
- a CDS encoding LysO family transporter — MFIEVGCILAGIPVGYALRHQEKVVHSVDKLTMWAIYGLLFLLGVSLGSNENLVAQLGTIGVRAMVISLSCLIGSAAATWALERYILRGRLDER; from the coding sequence GTGTTTATCGAAGTCGGCTGCATTCTTGCGGGCATTCCCGTCGGCTATGCCCTCCGCCATCAGGAGAAGGTGGTTCACTCCGTAGACAAGCTTACCATGTGGGCCATCTACGGGCTCCTGTTCCTGCTCGGCGTATCGCTTGGATCCAACGAAAACCTTGTGGCCCAGCTGGGCACCATAGGCGTGCGCGCCATGGTCATAAGCCTGTCGTGCCTCATTGGCAGCGCCGCTGCGACATGGGCGCTGGAACGGTATATTCTGCGGGGGAGGCTCGATGAAAGGTAG
- a CDS encoding cupin domain-containing protein produces MQRTSLTEVRDYRQTGFHKYLVHESENFKILNFNFMAGQSLPIHSHDLDGELSILVLSGRGEFLAADGATLPAEEGDVLISEIREPHGIRAITDMSVLVTIAPPI; encoded by the coding sequence ATGCAACGTACAAGCCTTACTGAAGTACGCGATTACAGGCAGACCGGATTTCACAAGTATCTGGTGCACGAATCCGAAAACTTCAAGATTCTGAACTTCAATTTTATGGCAGGCCAGTCCCTGCCCATTCACAGCCATGATCTGGACGGCGAGCTTTCCATCCTGGTTTTGTCCGGGCGAGGAGAGTTTCTTGCGGCAGACGGTGCAACCCTGCCTGCGGAAGAAGGGGATGTGCTCATTTCCGAAATCCGGGAGCCGCACGGCATCCGCGCCATTACGGACATGAGCGTGCTGGTGACCATTGCTCCTCCCATCTAG